GTGTCCGTCCAGTGCAGCACCCCGTGGCGGTGGAGCCAGGCGAACAGCAGCTGCCCGCCGAGGCCGTCGTAGTTGCGCACCCGCGAGCCGGTGATGGCGAACCGGAAGATCCGGTCGAGCACCACCGCGTACAGTGCGAGCGCCGCGTGCCGGAGCATCTCCTGCTCGGGGTCACTCAGCTCCTCGCCCGCCCGGATCCGTCCCTCCAGCCGCTCCCGGATGCGGACGCACTCGCGGAACGCGGTGAGATCGCAGCGCAGCTCCTCGAGCGCGTAGAGGAAGTACGGCATCCGCTGCTTGATCATGAACGGGTCGAACGGCAGGTCCCCGCGCATGTGCGTGCGGTCGTGGATGATGTCCCACATCACGAAGGTCTGCTCCGTCAGCGCCTGATCATTCAGCATCCGGGCCGCGTCCTCGGGCAGATCGAGGTGGGTGATCTCGGATGCGGCGGCCACCACGCGTCGGTATCGCGCGGCCTCGCGGTCCTGGAAGATGGCTCCCCAGGTGAAGGTGGGCACCTCCCGCATGGCCACCGTCTCGGGGAAGAGCACGGCCGAGTTCGTGTCGTAGCCGGGCGTGAAGTCCACGAGCCGGAGGGAGACGAACAGGCGGTTGGTGTACTCGCTCTCGAGGGACGCGATGAACTCCGGCCAGATCACCTCCACGAGCACGGCCTCCAGATGCCGGTCCGGAGAGCCGTTCTGCGTGTACATCGGGAAGACGACGAGGTGGCGGAGTCCGTCGATGCGGTGCTCCTGCGGCTGGAAGGCGACGAGCGAGTCGAAGAAGTCCGGCACGCCGAACCCTTCGGCGGACCAGCGCAGCAGGTCCCCGGCGAGCGCGTCCAGGTAGGCGGCGTCGTGCGGGAAACGCGGGGCGAGCTCGCGGACGGCCGCCACGATCTGCTCGACGTGCATCCGCGCGGCGAGCACGTCGCCCTGATCGGGTACCGAGCCGTCCCGGGCCTGCAGCGCCTGCAGCGCGATCGCGGCGTCCTTGAGCAGCATCCACGACGGGTCGTCCTCGACGTCGCGGGCGAGGTCACGGATGTCCTCGACGACCTCGGGCTCGCCGACGATCGCCTTGTGTGCACGGGTGGGGTGCGCGGCGTTGATGGACATGGGAACCTCCGATCTGCAAGGTGAGGACGGGTCATCCGATACGGATTGCATACTCCCTCAGGCTATCCGTCCACATCCTGCGCGCCCACCCCGACGTCCTCGGCTCCCGGCGCGCGCACGCAGCACGCGCACGCAGCGCGGCGCGCCCAGCACGCGCACGCGAGCGCTGCGCACGCCAGCGCTGCGCACGCCAGCGCTCCAGCCGGCGCCCCGCGCGCGCCGGTCAGGCGTTCTGCGGGAACCCCAGGTTCAGGCCGCCGTGCGAGGGATCCAGCCACCGCGAGGTGATCGCCTTCTCCTGGGAGAAGAACTCGAACCCCTGGGGCCCGTAGGCCTTCGCGTCGCCGAAGAGCGACGCCTTCCAGCCGCCGAACGAGTGGTAGGCGACGGGCACCGGGATGGGGACGTTGACGCCCACCATCCCCACCTGGACCTCGCGCTGGAACCGCCGGGCTGCGCCGCCGTCGTTGGTGAAGATGGCGGTGCCGTTGCCGTACCGGCCCCGGTTGATGATGTCGAGGCCGTCCTGATAGCCCTCCACCCGCACGATCGAGAGGACCGGACCGAAGATCTCGTCCGTGTACACGGCGGAATCCAGCGGTACCCGGTCGATGAGCGTGGGACCGAGCCAGAACCCGTCGGCGTCGCCGTCGACCTCCACCCCCCGGCCGTCCACGACCACGGTTGCCCCGTCGGATGCGGCGACGTCCAGGTACCCGGCGACCTTGTCGCGGTGCTCGCGGGTGATCAGCGGTCCCATGTCGCAGCCGCGCGTTCCGTCGCCGGTGCGCAGGGTCGCCATGCGCTCGGTGATCTTCTCCACGAGTGCGTCCGCGATCTGCTCCGTCGCGAGCACGACGGACACGGCCATGCAGCGCTCGCCGGCGGATCCGAACCCGGCGTTGACGGCCGCGTCGGCGGCGAGGTCGAGGTCTGCGTCCGGGAGGACGAGCATGTGGTTCTTCGCCCCGCCGAGCGCCTGCACCCGCTTCCCGTGCGTCGCGGCGGTCTGGTAGATGTACTGCGCGATGGGAGTGGAGCCGACGAACGAGATCGACCGGATGTCGGGATGTACGAGCAGCGCGTCGACCGCCTCCTTGTCGCCGTTGACCACGGTGAACACCCCGTCGGGGAGGCCCGCCTCGCGCAGCAGCTGCGCCATCCAGATGGATGCCGTCGGGTCTTTCTCGCTGGGCTTGAGCACGACGGCGTTCCCCGCGGCGAGCGCGATGGGGAAGAACCACATCGGTACCATCGCGGGGAAGTTGAACGGGCTGATCACGCCGACGACGCCGATCGGCTGACGCACGGTGTAGACGTCGACGCCGCTGGAGACGTTCTCGGAGTAGGTGCCCTTGGTGAGGTGGCCGACGCCGCAGGCGAAGTCGACGACCTCGAGCCCGCGTGCGATCTCGCCGAGGGCGTCGGAGAGCACCTTGCCGTGTTCCGCGGTCAGGATGGCGGCGAGCTCGTCCTTGCGTGCGTTCAGCAGCTCGCGGAAGGCGAACAGCACGGAGGTCCGCTTGGCGATGGAGGTGTCCCGCCACGCCGGCCACGCGGCGGCGGTCGCGGCCACGGCGGCGTCCACATCCGCGGTACCGGCCAGTCGCACCTCCTTCTGCACGGCTCCGAGCGCCGGGTTGTACACCGGTGCGGTGCGGGTGGACGCGCCCTGCCAGGCGGCCCCGCCGACCCAATGGTCGAGGATCTCGGTCACGGTCTCTCCTTCTTCCTTCACGGCTGTCGGGGTGCGGCGGCGCATCCCCGGGGTCCCACGGATCGAGTGTCCACGAGGTCGCGGCCGGGCGGTCCGGGTCTTTTCGCGTCGTGGACAGGTGCGTCCGCTCCGGTCACAGCGCCCCCAGCGCGGCGTCGTAGATCGACACGGCCTCGGCGACGTCGTCATCGGTCACGACGCAGGGCGGGACGACGTGGATGCGGTTGTCCTGGACGAAGGGGAGCAGTCCCCGCGCGACGAGGTCCTTCTTGAGCGCTCCCATCGCCGCCGCGGGCAGCGGTTCCCGGGTCTCCCGGTCGGCGACCAGCTCGAGGGCCCAGAACACGCCCTCGCCGCGCACCTCGCCGACGGCGCGGTGCCGCTCGGCGAGACCCGCGAGCGCCGGACCGATGACTTCGGCCCCCATCCGGCGGGCGTTCTCCACGATCCCCTCCGACTCCATCGCGTCGAGCGTCGCGATGACGGAGGCGGCGGCGAGCGGATGCCCGGAGTAGGTGAGTCCGCCGGGGAACACCCGGTCGTCGAAGGTCGCGGCGATGGGGTCGGAGATGATGACCCCGCCGATCGGGACGTAGCCCGAGTTGACGCCTTTCGCGAAGGTGATGAGGTCCGGCACGACGTCGTGCCCGTCGAAGGCGAACCAGCGCCCGGTGCGGCCGAAGCCGGCCATGACCTCGTCGAGGATCAGCAGGATGCCGTACCGGTCGCAGATCGCCCGGACCCCCGCCAG
The sequence above is a segment of the Microbacterium caowuchunii genome. Coding sequences within it:
- a CDS encoding DUF6421 family protein translates to MSINAAHPTRAHKAIVGEPEVVEDIRDLARDVEDDPSWMLLKDAAIALQALQARDGSVPDQGDVLAARMHVEQIVAAVRELAPRFPHDAAYLDALAGDLLRWSAEGFGVPDFFDSLVAFQPQEHRIDGLRHLVVFPMYTQNGSPDRHLEAVLVEVIWPEFIASLESEYTNRLFVSLRLVDFTPGYDTNSAVLFPETVAMREVPTFTWGAIFQDREAARYRRVVAAASEITHLDLPEDAARMLNDQALTEQTFVMWDIIHDRTHMRGDLPFDPFMIKQRMPYFLYALEELRCDLTAFRECVRIRERLEGRIRAGEELSDPEQEMLRHAALALYAVVLDRIFRFAITGSRVRNYDGLGGQLLFAWLHRHGVLHWTDTRLTIDWEAIPDVVVALADAIDRLYWESIDRPKTAHWLAAYELVRGVLTPHPASRWARGLPEEILAGPPSGYTDAVREDEFPLSMFYEALEKKMRPVIASTEGIRGTD
- a CDS encoding CoA-acylating methylmalonate-semialdehyde dehydrogenase, with protein sequence MRRRTPTAVKEEGETVTEILDHWVGGAAWQGASTRTAPVYNPALGAVQKEVRLAGTADVDAAVAATAAAWPAWRDTSIAKRTSVLFAFRELLNARKDELAAILTAEHGKVLSDALGEIARGLEVVDFACGVGHLTKGTYSENVSSGVDVYTVRQPIGVVGVISPFNFPAMVPMWFFPIALAAGNAVVLKPSEKDPTASIWMAQLLREAGLPDGVFTVVNGDKEAVDALLVHPDIRSISFVGSTPIAQYIYQTAATHGKRVQALGGAKNHMLVLPDADLDLAADAAVNAGFGSAGERCMAVSVVLATEQIADALVEKITERMATLRTGDGTRGCDMGPLITREHRDKVAGYLDVAASDGATVVVDGRGVEVDGDADGFWLGPTLIDRVPLDSAVYTDEIFGPVLSIVRVEGYQDGLDIINRGRYGNGTAIFTNDGGAARRFQREVQVGMVGVNVPIPVPVAYHSFGGWKASLFGDAKAYGPQGFEFFSQEKAITSRWLDPSHGGLNLGFPQNA